The proteins below come from a single Oerskovia jenensis genomic window:
- a CDS encoding sensor histidine kinase, giving the protein MTTDRPAPEPPGSSLRTGRRTGAWGRWRALPVLVRDAVGAVVVLLAFATPLVVAPETNPSTVASVVALVVACTGLVWRRTRPLLAAGLVLTATVVSAAFDAESALALGPGLVAIYSVAAYARHVEAATATAVTVVAYPAVLVLVDGMDLTSTYVVLVVVLLLLAATLGLAISSQRAVVAAARDRAARAEESREAEAARRVTQERLRIARELHDVVAHHAAVISVQAGAAEALFDKRPDAAREAIGHVRDAGERVLTEMSTLLHLLREPDEAAAGGASPAPGIGRLPELLGEVRATGLEVVERTSGTPRRLSPVVDLTVYRVVQEALTNAHRYGSGQADLRMVHGPGSIEVEVVNPLPARDARGASGARGSGLGLVGLRERVAAAGGTAEVGSRDRTWFVRVSLPVPDDGAPRAGSAGAGRPRGGEPTDGPADPVALEAP; this is encoded by the coding sequence GTGACGACGGACCGCCCCGCCCCCGAGCCCCCCGGTTCGTCCCTCCGCACCGGGCGACGGACGGGTGCGTGGGGGCGTTGGCGCGCTCTTCCGGTCCTGGTCCGCGACGCCGTCGGGGCCGTCGTCGTCCTCCTGGCCTTCGCGACGCCCCTGGTCGTGGCGCCCGAGACGAACCCGAGCACGGTCGCATCGGTCGTCGCGCTGGTCGTCGCGTGCACGGGGCTCGTGTGGCGCCGGACGAGACCCCTGCTCGCCGCCGGTCTCGTGCTGACGGCTACGGTCGTCTCCGCGGCGTTCGACGCCGAGTCCGCGCTCGCGCTCGGTCCGGGCCTCGTCGCGATCTACTCGGTCGCGGCGTACGCCCGGCACGTCGAGGCCGCGACGGCGACGGCGGTCACGGTCGTCGCGTACCCGGCGGTGCTGGTCCTCGTCGACGGGATGGACCTGACGAGCACGTACGTCGTGCTCGTCGTCGTCCTGCTCCTCCTGGCCGCGACGCTGGGCCTGGCGATCAGTTCCCAGCGCGCGGTCGTGGCGGCGGCCCGGGACCGCGCTGCCCGCGCCGAGGAGTCGCGCGAGGCAGAGGCAGCCCGGCGGGTCACCCAGGAGAGGTTGCGGATCGCCCGCGAGCTGCACGACGTCGTCGCGCACCACGCGGCCGTCATCAGCGTCCAGGCGGGGGCCGCCGAGGCCCTGTTCGACAAGCGTCCGGACGCTGCCCGAGAGGCGATCGGGCACGTGCGCGACGCGGGGGAGCGGGTCCTGACCGAGATGTCGACGCTGCTGCACCTCCTGCGCGAGCCGGACGAGGCCGCCGCGGGAGGCGCGAGCCCCGCACCCGGGATCGGGCGGCTCCCCGAGCTTCTCGGCGAGGTGCGGGCGACCGGGCTCGAGGTCGTCGAGCGCACCTCCGGCACCCCGCGTCGCCTGTCCCCGGTCGTCGACCTCACGGTCTACCGCGTCGTCCAGGAGGCGCTGACCAACGCGCACCGGTACGGGAGCGGCCAGGCCGACCTGCGCATGGTCCACGGCCCGGGATCGATCGAGGTCGAGGTGGTCAACCCGCTCCCGGCCCGTGACGCGCGGGGTGCGTCCGGCGCCCGGGGCAGCGGCCTGGGGCTCGTCGGTCTCCGCGAGCGGGTGGCAGCGGCGGGCGGCACGGCCGAGGTGGGCTCGCGAGACCGCACCTGGTTCGTCCGGGTCTCCCTTCCCGTGCCCGACGACGGCGCGCCTCGCGCCGGCTCGGCAGGGGCTGGTCGGCCACGAGGCGGCGAGCCCACGGACGGCCCTGCCGACCCCGTCGCCCTGGAGGCACCGTGA
- a CDS encoding response regulator transcription factor has product MTVRVLVVDDQELIRAGLAALLDVNDDLEVVGEAADGARAVDLARELRPDVVVMDLRMPGTDGISATAQIAGDPALADVHVLVLTTFEDDEHVMGALRAGAAGFLGKGVRPQVLVDAVRTVAAGESLLSPTAMRSLVARAVSTEPRPSVDGDAFSSLTEREREVVLLVAQGLSNDDISARLHVTSLTAKTHVNRAMAKLGARDRAQLVVLAYRSGLATAEG; this is encoded by the coding sequence GTGACCGTCCGCGTCCTCGTCGTCGACGACCAGGAGCTGATCCGCGCGGGCCTCGCCGCGTTGCTCGACGTGAACGACGACCTCGAGGTCGTCGGCGAGGCGGCCGACGGTGCGCGAGCCGTCGACCTGGCCAGGGAGCTGCGGCCCGACGTCGTCGTCATGGACCTGCGGATGCCCGGCACCGACGGGATCTCCGCGACCGCGCAGATCGCGGGCGACCCGGCGCTCGCGGACGTGCACGTCCTCGTGCTGACGACCTTCGAGGACGACGAGCACGTGATGGGCGCGTTGCGTGCCGGGGCTGCCGGCTTCCTCGGCAAGGGGGTCCGGCCCCAGGTGCTCGTCGACGCGGTGCGGACCGTCGCGGCGGGGGAGTCGCTGCTCTCGCCGACCGCGATGCGCAGCCTGGTCGCCCGGGCGGTGTCGACCGAGCCGCGGCCGAGCGTCGACGGCGACGCGTTCAGCTCGCTGACCGAACGGGAGCGCGAGGTGGTCCTGCTGGTCGCCCAGGGGCTGAGCAACGACGACATCTCCGCACGCCTGCACGTCACGTCGCTCACGGCCAAGACGCACGTGAACCGTGCGATGGCCAAGCTCGGGGCGCGGGACCGGGCTCAGCTCGTGGTGCTCGCGTATCGGTCGGGGCTGGCCACGGCCGAGGGCTGA
- a CDS encoding PQQ-dependent sugar dehydrogenase, producing MRSRVVAASLAGVLALTGLAAATAPAIAHDGVDHGSEPGAEAALDWSNYEKILLTKDVGEPIDLAILPDGKILHTARNGDVRLTDPQTGVTAITNKIPVYANSEDGLQGIAVDPNFAENNWVYLVYAPISGTPTGSAPNTLPAGADATYWDQWKGVNRLSRFQWTGTGLDLASEQKILDVEVQRGQCCHVGADIDWDGDGNLYLSTGDNTPASAPGANGFAPNNDAPGMNPGLDSRRGAGNTNDLRGKILRITVQADGTYTIPEGNLFPVGTEKTRPEIFVMGVRNPFRIDVDPETNSLSWGDYGPDAANADPNRGPMGYVEWNTVSLDDPHNAGWPYVHGPNAAYNEWNFATSTPGAFFDPAALKNNSRWNTGLVDLPPARAATLYYGDRPGDQPWDELVNFGAGSGQAPMGAPVYHYDAENPSTSKLPEYWDNKAFFGEFSQDYLAAFTVDWDSYEVTHIEDFTPNAQLAKNAQPLNDNMIDMEFGPDGSLYVLDYGDGFFRANPDAGLYKVSYAEGNKAPQARFTANPTSSSEAPLAVAFDAGTSSDPDGDALTYQWDFDGNGSFDATGVTANHTYTALGQYNARLRVTDAKGKFTLTSKVISVGNQAPTVTVDYPGNGSFFSWGQAVPFKVSTNDAEDGTATVCSRVAWTYGLGHDEHAHPEVSGTGCTGAWKTSPDSPQHGEGAHIYGAVVVSYTDNGHNGLPAAPGEATVQLNPFVQQAEHAKSTGVVAYEDETAGAGQAIRGLGTGDHLSYSPVNFAGITGVKVVANGGGQLQLRWGAADAAPFATAQIPAGAGWKEVTVPFTNAPQGSGTLFVTSTNELAVDSFDFQGVGVGDVKAPTITHSLDPAAPTGVGGVYNKAVRMNLDVKDDGALASVQYSTNNGQSWTNVAAANGAYGVSFTTNGARTLQYRATDTGGNVSTVGSVSFTIDLAAPNEPTVSSVTKVAVSSARVSYGAPGEATVTVTGEGGTPTGDVVLTSGDTEVGRGTLVEGVATIALDPSLAVGTHTLKASYQADQVFKKSLSTVRLTVAAASSTVTGSISPNPVKPSIAAKANISVESSTGVVATGDVTVTVKRNNATVATRTGTLDAEGHVVVTLPKLPEVGTYKVEIAYQGSTGVTKSATSLNLTVRN from the coding sequence GTGAGATCAAGGGTGGTGGCCGCCTCCCTCGCGGGCGTCCTGGCCCTGACCGGCCTCGCGGCCGCGACGGCCCCGGCCATCGCGCACGACGGCGTCGACCACGGCAGCGAGCCCGGTGCAGAGGCCGCGCTCGACTGGTCCAACTACGAGAAGATCCTGCTGACCAAGGACGTCGGCGAGCCGATCGACCTCGCGATCCTGCCCGACGGCAAGATCCTGCACACCGCACGCAACGGCGACGTCCGGCTCACGGACCCCCAGACCGGCGTCACCGCGATCACCAACAAGATCCCCGTGTACGCGAACTCCGAGGACGGCCTGCAGGGCATCGCGGTCGACCCGAACTTCGCCGAGAACAACTGGGTCTACCTCGTCTACGCCCCGATCAGCGGGACCCCGACGGGCTCGGCGCCCAACACGCTGCCCGCCGGCGCCGACGCGACCTACTGGGACCAGTGGAAGGGCGTCAACCGCCTCTCCCGTTTCCAGTGGACCGGCACCGGGCTCGACCTGGCCTCCGAGCAGAAGATCCTCGACGTCGAGGTCCAGCGTGGTCAGTGCTGCCACGTCGGCGCCGACATCGACTGGGACGGCGACGGCAACCTCTACCTGTCGACCGGTGACAACACCCCGGCCAGCGCGCCCGGAGCCAACGGCTTCGCCCCCAACAACGACGCTCCCGGGATGAACCCCGGTCTGGACTCGCGTCGCGGCGCCGGCAACACCAACGACCTGCGCGGCAAGATCCTGCGCATCACGGTCCAGGCGGACGGCACCTACACGATCCCCGAGGGGAACCTCTTCCCGGTCGGTACCGAGAAGACGCGGCCGGAGATCTTCGTCATGGGTGTCCGCAACCCGTTCCGCATCGACGTCGACCCCGAGACGAACAGCCTCTCGTGGGGGGACTACGGACCGGACGCGGCCAACGCCGACCCGAACCGTGGCCCCATGGGCTACGTCGAGTGGAACACCGTGAGCCTCGACGACCCGCACAACGCGGGCTGGCCCTACGTGCACGGGCCCAACGCGGCCTACAACGAGTGGAACTTCGCGACGAGCACGCCCGGGGCGTTCTTCGACCCGGCCGCGCTCAAGAACAACTCGCGCTGGAACACGGGCCTGGTCGACCTGCCACCGGCCCGTGCGGCGACGCTCTACTACGGCGACCGCCCCGGCGACCAGCCGTGGGACGAGCTCGTGAACTTCGGGGCAGGCAGCGGCCAGGCGCCCATGGGAGCCCCCGTCTACCACTACGACGCCGAGAACCCCTCGACGTCCAAGCTCCCGGAGTACTGGGACAACAAGGCGTTCTTCGGTGAGTTCTCGCAGGACTACCTGGCGGCCTTCACGGTCGACTGGGACTCCTACGAGGTCACGCACATCGAGGACTTCACGCCCAACGCGCAGCTCGCGAAGAACGCGCAGCCGCTCAACGACAACATGATCGACATGGAGTTCGGGCCCGACGGCTCGCTCTACGTGCTCGACTACGGCGACGGCTTCTTCCGCGCCAACCCGGACGCCGGCCTCTACAAGGTGTCCTACGCCGAGGGGAACAAGGCCCCGCAGGCCCGGTTCACCGCCAACCCGACCTCCTCCTCGGAGGCCCCGCTCGCGGTGGCCTTCGACGCGGGCACCTCGAGCGACCCCGACGGCGACGCCCTCACCTACCAGTGGGACTTCGACGGCAACGGCTCGTTCGACGCCACGGGCGTCACGGCGAACCACACCTACACGGCCCTCGGCCAGTACAACGCCCGCCTGCGCGTGACCGACGCCAAGGGCAAGTTCACGCTGACCTCCAAGGTCATCTCGGTCGGCAACCAGGCTCCGACGGTCACGGTCGACTACCCCGGGAACGGCTCGTTCTTCAGCTGGGGTCAGGCCGTGCCGTTCAAGGTCTCGACGAACGACGCCGAGGACGGCACCGCGACCGTGTGCAGCCGCGTGGCGTGGACCTACGGTCTGGGCCACGACGAGCACGCCCACCCCGAGGTCTCGGGCACGGGCTGCACGGGGGCGTGGAAGACGTCGCCCGACTCGCCGCAGCACGGTGAGGGCGCGCACATCTACGGCGCCGTCGTCGTGTCCTACACCGACAACGGGCACAACGGCCTGCCTGCCGCTCCTGGCGAGGCGACCGTCCAGCTCAACCCGTTCGTCCAGCAGGCCGAGCACGCCAAGAGCACGGGCGTCGTGGCCTACGAGGACGAGACCGCAGGGGCCGGTCAGGCGATCCGTGGCCTCGGCACCGGTGACCACCTGTCCTACAGCCCGGTGAACTTCGCCGGGATCACGGGCGTCAAGGTCGTCGCCAACGGCGGCGGGCAGCTCCAGCTCCGCTGGGGTGCGGCCGACGCCGCACCGTTCGCCACGGCACAGATCCCCGCCGGCGCGGGCTGGAAGGAGGTCACGGTGCCGTTCACGAACGCCCCGCAGGGTTCGGGAACGCTCTTCGTGACCTCGACCAACGAGCTGGCCGTCGACTCGTTCGACTTCCAGGGCGTGGGCGTGGGCGACGTCAAGGCACCGACGATCACGCACTCGCTCGACCCGGCAGCGCCCACCGGCGTGGGCGGCGTCTACAACAAGGCCGTGCGCATGAACCTCGACGTCAAGGACGACGGCGCGCTCGCGAGCGTGCAGTACTCGACCAACAACGGTCAGTCCTGGACGAACGTGGCCGCCGCGAACGGCGCCTACGGGGTCAGCTTCACGACCAACGGCGCGCGCACCCTCCAGTACCGCGCGACCGACACGGGCGGCAACGTCTCGACGGTCGGGTCGGTCTCCTTCACGATCGACCTCGCGGCACCGAACGAGCCCACGGTCTCGTCGGTCACCAAGGTCGCCGTGTCCTCGGCCCGCGTCTCGTACGGGGCTCCGGGCGAGGCCACGGTCACCGTCACGGGCGAGGGCGGGACGCCCACGGGCGACGTCGTCCTCACCTCGGGCGACACCGAGGTCGGTCGCGGGACCCTCGTCGAGGGCGTCGCGACGATCGCGCTCGACCCGTCGCTCGCCGTCGGGACGCACACCCTCAAGGCGAGCTACCAGGCCGACCAGGTCTTCAAGAAGTCCTTGTCGACCGTGCGCCTCACGGTGGCCGCGGCCTCGTCGACCGTCACGGGCTCGATCTCGCCCAACCCGGTCAAGCCCTCGATCGCCGCCAAGGCGAACATCTCGGTCGAGAGCTCGACGGGTGTCGTCGCCACGGGCGACGTCACGGTCACGGTCAAGCGCAACAACGCCACGGTCGCGACCCGCACCGGGACGCTCGACGCCGAGGGCCACGTCGTCGTGACGCTCCCGAAGCTCCCCGAGGTGGGCACCTACAAGGTCGAGATCGCCTACCAGGGCTCGACCGGCGTCACCAAGAGCGCGACGTCGCTCAACCTCACCGTCCGCAACTAG
- a CDS encoding glycosyltransferase family 2 protein: MSKLLTIVVPCYNSAAYMHRSIDSLLPGGARVEILIVDDGSWDDTAQIADRYAAAHPGVVRAIHQPNGGHGAAINTGLAHARGRFIKIVDSDDWLEAGAYAKVLDLLESFVTHETGIDVLISNFVYEKVDKRNKRAVRYTNALPQDRVLGWDQVGRLRKNQYILMHSLIYRTDLLREVDLVLPEHTFYVDNLYAYAPLPAVRRLYYLNVDLYRYYIGRADQSVNETVMISRVDQQLRINRTMMEHLSAARANPATPRALKRYMLHYLDIVSLVSSMLLVRAGTHDALRKRDEFWADVAAHDPALYRRLRRTTLHQISHLPGKPGRHLSVLAYKTAQRVIGFN; encoded by the coding sequence ATGTCCAAGCTGTTGACGATCGTGGTGCCGTGCTACAACTCCGCGGCGTACATGCACCGCAGCATCGACTCGTTGCTGCCCGGTGGTGCGCGGGTGGAGATCTTGATCGTGGACGACGGGTCCTGGGACGACACGGCCCAGATCGCTGACCGGTACGCCGCCGCCCACCCGGGGGTGGTGCGCGCGATCCATCAGCCCAACGGGGGCCACGGGGCCGCGATCAACACGGGCCTGGCCCACGCGCGCGGGCGGTTCATCAAGATCGTGGACTCCGACGACTGGCTCGAGGCCGGCGCCTACGCCAAGGTCCTGGACCTGCTGGAGTCCTTCGTCACCCACGAGACCGGCATCGACGTGCTGATCAGCAACTTCGTCTACGAGAAGGTCGACAAGCGCAACAAGAGGGCCGTGCGCTACACCAACGCCCTGCCCCAGGACCGGGTCCTGGGCTGGGACCAGGTCGGGCGCCTGCGCAAGAACCAGTACATCCTCATGCACTCCCTGATCTACCGCACCGACCTGCTGCGCGAGGTCGACCTGGTCCTGCCCGAGCACACCTTCTACGTCGACAACCTCTACGCCTACGCACCCCTGCCCGCGGTCCGACGCCTGTACTACCTGAACGTCGACCTCTACCGGTACTACATCGGCCGCGCCGACCAGTCCGTCAACGAGACCGTGATGATCTCGCGCGTGGACCAACAGCTACGCATCAACCGCACCATGATGGAACACCTGTCCGCGGCCCGCGCGAACCCCGCCACCCCCCGCGCCCTCAAGCGCTACATGCTGCACTACCTCGACATCGTGTCCCTGGTCTCCTCGATGCTCCTGGTCCGCGCCGGCACCCACGACGCCCTGCGCAAGAGAGACGAGTTCTGGGCCGACGTCGCCGCCCACGACCCCGCCCTGTACCGGCGACTACGCCGCACCACCCTGCACCAGATCTCCCACCTCCCCGGCAAACCAGGACGCCACCTGTCCGTCCTGGCCTACAAGACCGCCCAACGCGTCATCGGCTTCAACTAG
- a CDS encoding TIM barrel protein, translating into MSSHEHYHESIPARPMSRRNLLKALAASTVAVGVGAALGPTAASALGGVAAAPSSGRNRLVPVNRIGIQLFTIRDKVSSLGFRAVFEELADIGYSEVEFAGYTQGQIGAITPAQIRQLLDDNGLRAVGSHVNLNPNNIDAEIEKALILGMPHLGQGGPINGTNTVAAWTTAAQTWNAMGEKAKAAGLKLYAHNHDGEFRFTSDDPNRRVYDLLWDEFDPSLVYFEMDVYWAHVGQFKYPGFEPIEYIKRDPRRFPMLHLKDGKANPSSANGYDIIEFGAGNIDYQSFLSQLRTRGQHYGLYEQDNASSVAEPPNPLNSLGNARRSYTSIYGLRG; encoded by the coding sequence ATGAGTTCACACGAGCACTACCACGAGTCCATCCCGGCTCGGCCGATGAGCCGGCGGAACCTGCTCAAGGCTCTCGCGGCCTCGACGGTCGCCGTGGGTGTCGGCGCGGCCCTGGGCCCGACGGCGGCGTCCGCCCTCGGCGGCGTGGCCGCGGCCCCCAGCAGCGGACGCAACCGCCTGGTGCCGGTCAACCGCATCGGCATCCAGCTCTTCACGATCCGCGACAAGGTCAGCTCGCTCGGTTTCCGGGCCGTGTTCGAGGAGCTCGCCGACATCGGCTACTCCGAGGTCGAGTTCGCCGGCTACACGCAGGGCCAGATCGGCGCGATCACCCCCGCGCAGATCCGCCAGCTCCTCGACGACAACGGCCTGCGGGCCGTGGGGTCGCACGTCAACCTCAACCCGAACAACATCGACGCCGAGATCGAGAAGGCGCTGATCCTCGGCATGCCGCACCTCGGCCAGGGCGGCCCGATCAACGGCACCAACACGGTCGCGGCGTGGACGACCGCGGCGCAGACGTGGAACGCCATGGGGGAGAAGGCCAAGGCGGCGGGCCTCAAGCTCTACGCGCACAACCACGACGGCGAGTTCCGCTTCACGTCCGACGACCCGAACCGTCGCGTGTACGACCTGCTGTGGGACGAGTTCGACCCGTCGCTCGTCTACTTCGAGATGGACGTCTACTGGGCGCACGTCGGGCAGTTCAAGTACCCCGGGTTCGAGCCCATCGAGTACATCAAGCGCGACCCGCGGCGCTTCCCGATGCTGCACCTCAAGGACGGCAAGGCCAACCCGAGCAGCGCCAACGGCTACGACATCATCGAGTTCGGCGCCGGCAACATCGACTACCAGTCCTTCCTCTCGCAGCTCCGCACGCGCGGCCAGCACTACGGCCTGTACGAGCAGGACAACGCGAGCTCGGTCGCCGAGCCGCCGAACCCCTTGAACTCGCTGGGCAACGCACGACGCAGCTACACCTCCATCTACGGCCTTCGCGGCTGA
- a CDS encoding DUF916 domain-containing protein, with amino-acid sequence MAIQPLSFGASRDSAPAVGRTTHDRRSADRARANARAHQRENGHSHALWLLAVLAVTLVVGLLASLVAPGASALQTGSAQTGAQPQGVSAAVGPEDPAPPAASPVTWGVRPADTVHGTERPNYAYALEPGASLDDGIIVSNYTQGPLTFRVYAADGFMTEAGELDLLPAGEESSALGAWVSFAGEEVTVDGGDSVVVPFTLTVPADATPGDYAAGVVSSLLVENAEGVSVDRRLGSRMHLRVAGDLVPAVVVDDVSVTYDGTLNPFAAGDATVTFTVTNDGNTRLAPGQSVRVAGPWGVGAQSAPRVALPELLPGTSVTRTVTVDGVWPLGRLSASVAVSAEVVTAIGAADAKAPVVAPATATASTLAVPWAALALVVLLVAAVVLWRRAARRRRASDERKVAEAVAQALKERDEQPVA; translated from the coding sequence ATGGCGATCCAGCCCCTCTCCTTCGGAGCCTCTCGCGACTCCGCGCCCGCCGTCGGACGCACCACGCACGACCGGCGGTCGGCCGACCGTGCACGGGCCAACGCCCGGGCGCACCAGCGGGAGAACGGGCACAGCCATGCGCTGTGGCTCCTCGCGGTCCTTGCGGTGACGCTGGTCGTGGGCCTGCTCGCCTCGCTCGTCGCCCCTGGCGCGTCGGCACTCCAGACCGGCAGCGCGCAGACCGGAGCACAGCCGCAGGGGGTGAGCGCCGCCGTCGGGCCGGAGGATCCTGCCCCGCCCGCCGCGTCCCCGGTCACGTGGGGCGTGCGACCCGCCGACACCGTGCACGGCACGGAGCGTCCCAACTACGCCTACGCCCTCGAGCCCGGCGCGAGCCTGGACGACGGGATCATCGTCTCCAACTACACGCAGGGCCCCCTGACGTTCCGCGTCTACGCGGCCGACGGGTTCATGACCGAGGCGGGCGAGCTCGACCTGCTGCCCGCGGGCGAGGAGTCCTCCGCGCTCGGCGCGTGGGTGTCGTTCGCGGGCGAGGAGGTCACGGTCGACGGTGGCGACAGCGTGGTCGTGCCGTTCACCCTGACCGTCCCGGCCGACGCGACGCCGGGAGACTACGCGGCGGGCGTCGTGTCCTCGCTGCTGGTCGAGAACGCCGAGGGCGTGAGCGTCGACCGTCGCCTGGGCTCGCGCATGCACCTGCGCGTCGCGGGCGACCTGGTCCCGGCCGTCGTGGTCGACGACGTGTCGGTCACCTACGACGGCACGCTCAACCCCTTCGCGGCGGGCGACGCGACCGTGACGTTCACCGTCACGAACGACGGCAACACGCGCCTCGCCCCCGGCCAGAGCGTGCGGGTCGCGGGCCCGTGGGGCGTCGGGGCGCAGAGCGCACCCCGGGTCGCGCTCCCCGAGCTGCTCCCCGGGACGTCCGTCACGCGGACCGTGACGGTCGACGGCGTGTGGCCGCTCGGCCGCCTCTCCGCGTCCGTGGCGGTGTCCGCCGAGGTCGTCACGGCGATCGGCGCGGCCGACGCGAAGGCCCCGGTCGTCGCCCCCGCGACCGCGACGGCCTCGACGCTCGCGGTGCCGTGGGCGGCTCTCGCCCTGGTCGTCCTCCTGGTCGCGGCGGTCGTGCTGTGGCGTCGCGCTGCCCGACGGCGGCGCGCGAGCGACGAGCGCAAGGTCGCCGAGGCCGTGGCCCAGGCCCTCAAGGAGCGCGACGAGCAGCCCGTCGCCTGA
- a CDS encoding GtrA family protein — protein MFGRIGQAWSGFAERRPGTAQFLLFFLLSNGVTVLQLALMPAFKAAFGLTGLVDTSFQVLPVGSNPDGSSFFVFDYAAGALPEGGGGLAYFLAVQITLLIAQVINFFAQRNVTFKSNTSIWRAAFWYVVAYVVITFAAAALQGVYKAPIYELLIDTWGWGKTGETAADMVTMIINSALSFWVFFPIFKIIFKRDPEVQAEQAEAPGPAQVAGVPAAGGAGESSSSARAGQEV, from the coding sequence ATGTTCGGTCGGATTGGTCAGGCGTGGTCGGGGTTTGCTGAGCGGCGTCCGGGGACGGCGCAGTTCTTGTTGTTCTTCTTGTTGAGCAATGGTGTGACGGTGCTGCAGCTGGCGTTGATGCCGGCGTTCAAGGCGGCGTTCGGGTTGACGGGGTTGGTGGACACGAGCTTTCAGGTGTTGCCGGTGGGGTCGAATCCGGATGGGTCGTCGTTCTTCGTGTTCGACTACGCGGCGGGGGCGTTGCCTGAGGGTGGGGGTGGGTTGGCGTACTTCTTGGCGGTGCAGATCACGTTGTTGATCGCGCAGGTGATCAACTTCTTCGCTCAGCGCAACGTGACGTTCAAGTCGAACACCTCGATCTGGCGGGCGGCGTTCTGGTACGTGGTGGCCTATGTGGTGATCACGTTCGCGGCGGCGGCGTTGCAGGGCGTGTACAAGGCGCCGATCTACGAGCTGTTGATCGACACGTGGGGGTGGGGCAAGACGGGTGAGACCGCGGCCGACATGGTCACGATGATCATCAACAGTGCTCTATCGTTCTGGGTGTTCTTCCCGATCTTCAAGATCATCTTCAAGCGTGACCCCGAGGTCCAGGCCGAGCAGGCCGAGGCGCCCGGCCCTGCTCAGGTGGCGGGTGTGCCGGCGGCCGGGGGTGCGGGGGAGTCCTCGTCGTCGGCCCGTGCGGGCCAGGAAGTCTGA
- the glf gene encoding UDP-galactopyranose mutase — translation MMTDLVVVGAGFFGLTVAERLATQRGLKVLVIDRRSHIGGNAYSATEPETGIEVHQYGAHLFHTSNERVWEYVNRFTRFTSYVHRVYSTHRGEVYPLPINLGTINQFFRSALGPDAARALIREQAAELGGRTPQNLDEQGVSLIGRPLYEAFVRDYTAKQWQTDPRDLPASIISRLPVRYTYDNRYFADTHEGLPVDGYTAWLERMADHPNITVQLDTDFFDAAQPVHKNAVVGHVPVVYTGPVDRYFDHAEGALSWRTLDFEQEVLPVGDFQGTSVMNYPDADVPYTRIHEFRHFHPERDYPSDKTVIMREFSRFAERTDEPYYPVSTAVDRERLTAYRRLAEGEPEVFFGGRLGTYQYLDMHMAIGSALSMVDNRLDPLFS, via the coding sequence ATGATGACGGATCTCGTGGTGGTGGGAGCAGGCTTCTTCGGCCTGACGGTGGCGGAGCGCCTCGCGACGCAGCGCGGGCTCAAGGTCCTCGTGATCGACCGCAGGTCGCACATCGGGGGGAACGCGTACAGCGCGACCGAGCCCGAAACCGGCATCGAGGTGCACCAGTACGGGGCACACCTCTTCCACACCTCGAACGAGCGGGTGTGGGAGTACGTCAACCGGTTCACGCGGTTCACGTCGTACGTGCACCGCGTCTACAGCACGCACCGCGGCGAGGTCTATCCCCTGCCGATCAACCTCGGCACCATCAACCAGTTCTTCCGCAGCGCCCTGGGTCCTGACGCGGCGCGCGCCCTGATCCGCGAGCAGGCGGCCGAGCTCGGCGGGAGGACCCCGCAGAACCTGGACGAGCAGGGCGTGAGCCTCATCGGCCGCCCGCTCTACGAGGCGTTCGTCCGCGACTACACGGCCAAGCAGTGGCAGACGGACCCTCGGGACCTGCCCGCGTCGATCATCTCCCGCCTGCCGGTCCGGTACACGTACGACAACCGCTACTTCGCCGACACCCACGAGGGCCTTCCCGTCGACGGGTACACGGCGTGGCTCGAGCGCATGGCCGACCACCCGAACATCACCGTGCAGCTCGACACCGACTTCTTCGACGCCGCGCAGCCCGTGCACAAGAACGCGGTCGTCGGCCACGTCCCGGTCGTGTACACCGGGCCGGTGGACCGCTACTTCGACCACGCCGAGGGCGCGCTCTCGTGGCGGACGCTCGACTTCGAGCAGGAGGTCCTGCCCGTGGGCGACTTCCAGGGCACCTCGGTCATGAACTACCCGGACGCCGACGTGCCCTACACCCGGATCCACGAGTTCCGGCACTTCCACCCGGAGCGCGACTACCCGAGCGACAAGACCGTCATCATGCGCGAGTTCTCCCGCTTCGCCGAGCGCACCGACGAGCCCTACTACCCGGTCAGCACCGCCGTCGACCGCGAGCGGCTCACGGCCTACCGCCGCCTCGCGGAGGGCGAACCCGAGGTCTTCTTCGGCGGCCGCCTGGGCACCTACCAGTACCTCGACATGCACATGGCGATCGGGTCGGCGCTCTCGATGGTCGACAACCGCCTCGACCCGCTGTTCTCCTGA